In a genomic window of Streptomyces sp. NBC_01231:
- a CDS encoding SigE family RNA polymerase sigma factor — protein sequence MNTLYGNSTSAVITRLHDVNGGRGFEKSGAVSGRGCARGTGRQHTTYMSVVDAHTGEAHGGAAYGEDSGERRSLSEVEFTAYVQERRASLYATAYHLTGDRFEAEDLLQSALFSTYRAWDRISDKAAVGGYLRRTMTNLHISAWRRRKLNEYPTEELPETPGDTDAMRGTELRAVLWQALARLPELQRTMLVLRYYEGRTDPEIAEILDISVGTVKSSIWRSLRRLREDEVLSFGRDEENAFGELVA from the coding sequence ATGAACACGCTGTATGGCAACAGCACCAGCGCGGTGATCACGCGTCTGCACGACGTGAACGGGGGCCGGGGTTTCGAGAAGTCCGGTGCTGTGAGCGGGCGGGGGTGCGCTCGCGGCACCGGGCGTCAGCACACCACGTACATGTCGGTGGTTGACGCTCACACGGGGGAAGCTCACGGGGGAGCCGCGTACGGGGAGGACTCGGGGGAGCGTCGTTCGCTGTCGGAGGTGGAGTTCACCGCCTACGTCCAGGAGCGCCGCGCCTCCCTGTACGCAACCGCCTACCACCTGACCGGTGACCGCTTCGAGGCCGAGGACCTGCTGCAGAGCGCACTGTTCTCGACGTACCGGGCGTGGGACCGGATCAGTGACAAGGCGGCCGTCGGCGGATACCTCCGCCGCACCATGACCAACCTGCACATCAGCGCGTGGCGCCGCCGCAAGCTGAACGAGTACCCGACCGAGGAACTGCCGGAGACGCCCGGCGACACGGACGCGATGCGCGGCACCGAACTGCGCGCGGTCCTGTGGCAGGCGCTGGCCCGGCTGCCCGAACTCCAGCGCACCATGCTGGTCCTTCGTTACTACGAGGGCCGCACGGACCCGGAGATCGCGGAGATCCTCGACATCAGTGTCGGCACGGTGAAGTCCAGCATCTGGCGGTCGCTCCGCCGGCTGCGCGAGGACGAGGTCCTCAGCTTCGGCCGTGACGAGGAGAACGCCTTCGGGGAGCTCGTCGCCTGA
- a CDS encoding PH domain-containing protein, which translates to MTTPDPQSPAPQPSVPEYKERVHRSGAGIAGGVLLLGIACWLGIDAIVAGKGSTPWRALAVLLFTVPLVIAFTLRPAVYVGDDRLRIRNPFRIVVLPWGQIEALRSGYSNEVLTKADGTFQLWAVPVSLRARNKAARRDARRTAQESGLMGSGGGGRLGGGLGGLRGGLSGGRGAVSEGPARAESDQVMDDLRELVESRAAARSAQGEVTVRWAYEVMGPAVAGAVLLVILIAIG; encoded by the coding sequence ATGACGACCCCGGACCCCCAGTCACCCGCGCCGCAGCCCTCGGTCCCCGAGTACAAGGAACGGGTGCACCGGTCAGGCGCGGGCATCGCCGGCGGTGTCCTGCTGCTCGGCATCGCCTGCTGGCTCGGTATCGACGCGATCGTCGCCGGGAAGGGCAGCACGCCCTGGCGGGCGCTCGCCGTCCTGCTGTTCACGGTGCCGCTCGTCATCGCCTTCACGCTGCGGCCCGCGGTGTACGTGGGCGACGACCGGCTGCGCATCCGCAACCCGTTCCGGATCGTCGTGCTCCCCTGGGGACAGATCGAGGCGCTGCGCTCCGGCTACTCGAACGAGGTCCTCACCAAGGCCGACGGCACGTTCCAGCTGTGGGCCGTTCCCGTCTCGTTGCGGGCCCGCAACAAGGCGGCGCGGCGGGACGCCCGGCGGACTGCGCAGGAGAGCGGGCTGATGGGCTCCGGGGGCGGCGGCCGCCTCGGCGGCGGGCTCGGTGGATTGCGTGGTGGCTTGTCCGGTGGGCGCGGGGCGGTGTCGGAGGGGCCCGCACGGGCGGAGAGCGACCAGGTCATGGACGACCTGCGCGAGCTGGTGGAGAGCCGGGCCGCGGCCCGGTCGGCGCAGGGCGAGGTGACCGTGCGCTGGGCCTACGAGGTGATGGGGCCCGCGGTGGCCGGAGCCGTGCTGTTGGTGATCCTGATCGCGATCGGCTGA
- a CDS encoding uridine kinase has product MSILPPPSARVVLLCGPSGSGKSLVGARSGLPVLRLDDFYKEGADPTLPLVTGSSDIDWDHPDSWDSDTAIAAILDLCRTGRTKVPVYDISLSARTGEESVDVGRTPLFIAEGIFAAEIITRCRELGVLADALCLSRGPVRTFRRRFLRDLKEGRKSVPFLLRRGWRLMRAERSIVARQTALGAYACDRDEALTRLATAATGPRPATASAA; this is encoded by the coding sequence GTGAGCATCCTTCCCCCGCCATCCGCCCGTGTCGTGCTGCTCTGCGGCCCTTCGGGCTCGGGCAAGTCCCTGGTCGGCGCCCGTTCCGGGCTTCCCGTGCTGCGCCTCGACGACTTCTACAAGGAGGGCGCGGACCCCACGCTGCCCCTGGTGACCGGAAGCTCCGACATCGACTGGGACCACCCGGACTCGTGGGACTCGGACACCGCGATCGCCGCGATCCTGGATCTGTGCCGCACCGGCCGCACGAAGGTCCCCGTCTACGACATCTCGCTGAGCGCCCGCACCGGCGAGGAGTCGGTCGACGTGGGGCGGACCCCGCTGTTCATAGCGGAGGGCATCTTCGCCGCCGAGATCATCACGCGCTGCCGTGAACTCGGCGTGCTGGCCGACGCGTTGTGTCTGAGCCGCGGACCGGTCCGCACGTTCCGCCGCCGCTTCCTGCGCGATCTGAAGGAGGGCCGGAAGTCCGTGCCGTTCCTGCTGCGTCGCGGCTGGCGGCTGATGCGCGCCGAACGCTCCATCGTGGCCCGCCAGACGGCCCTGGGCGCGTACGCCTGCGACCGGGACGAGGCCCTGACCCGCCTGGCCACGGCCGCGACAGGCCCCCGCCCGGCGACGGCTTCGGCCGCCTGA
- a CDS encoding phospho-sugar mutase, which translates to MHDDLIARAKAWLAEDPDTETRDELAKLIDTEDVTELTARFTGTLQFGTAGLRGELGAGPMRMNRAVVIRAAAGLAAYLNSKGHTGGLVVIGYDARHKSADFAQDTAAVMTGAGLRAAVLPRPLPTPVLAYAIRHLGAVAGVEVTASHNPPRDNGYKVYLGDGSQIVPPADAEIAAEIAAVTTLTTVPRPTTGWDTLDDSVLDAYLARTDAVLAADSPRTARTVYTAMHGVGRETLLAAFARAGFPPPALVTEQADPDPDFPTVAFPNPEEPGAMDLAFAKARETNPDLIIANDPDADRCAVAVKERDENDARGDWRMLRGDEVGALLATHLVGRGAQGTFAESIVSSSLLGRIAEKAGLPYEETLTGFKWIARVEGLRYGYEEALGYCVDPDGVRDKDGITAALLITELASGLKEEGRTLLDLLDDIAVEHGLHATDQLSVRVEDLSLIADAMGRLREHPPTELAGLPITRTDDLTRGTDRLPPTDGLRYTLEGARVIVRPSGTEPKLKCYLEVVVPVATHADLPAARTKAADLLTTIKRDLSAAAGI; encoded by the coding sequence GTGCACGACGATCTCATCGCACGAGCCAAGGCATGGCTGGCCGAGGACCCCGACACGGAAACCCGTGACGAACTCGCCAAGCTCATCGACACCGAGGACGTCACAGAGCTCACCGCACGCTTCACCGGCACCCTCCAGTTCGGCACCGCGGGCCTACGCGGCGAACTCGGCGCGGGCCCGATGCGCATGAACCGCGCGGTCGTCATCCGAGCCGCCGCCGGCCTCGCCGCGTACCTCAACTCCAAGGGCCACACCGGCGGCCTCGTCGTCATCGGCTACGACGCCCGCCACAAGTCCGCCGACTTCGCGCAGGACACCGCCGCCGTCATGACCGGCGCGGGCCTGCGCGCGGCCGTCCTCCCCCGCCCCCTCCCGACGCCCGTCCTCGCCTACGCCATAAGGCACCTCGGCGCGGTCGCCGGCGTGGAGGTCACCGCCAGCCACAACCCGCCCCGCGACAACGGCTACAAGGTCTACCTCGGCGACGGCTCCCAGATCGTCCCCCCGGCCGACGCCGAGATCGCCGCCGAGATCGCCGCCGTCACCACCCTCACCACCGTCCCCCGCCCCACCACCGGCTGGGACACCCTCGACGACTCCGTCCTCGACGCCTACCTCGCCCGCACGGACGCCGTCCTCGCCGCCGACTCCCCCCGCACCGCCCGCACCGTCTACACGGCGATGCACGGCGTCGGCAGGGAAACCCTCCTCGCCGCATTCGCCCGCGCCGGCTTCCCGCCCCCCGCCCTGGTCACCGAACAGGCCGACCCGGACCCGGACTTCCCCACCGTCGCCTTCCCCAACCCGGAAGAGCCCGGCGCGATGGACCTCGCCTTCGCGAAGGCCCGCGAGACGAACCCCGACCTGATCATCGCCAACGACCCGGACGCGGACCGCTGCGCAGTGGCCGTCAAGGAACGCGACGAAAACGACGCGCGCGGCGACTGGCGCATGCTCCGGGGCGACGAGGTCGGCGCCCTCCTCGCCACCCACCTGGTCGGCCGCGGAGCCCAGGGCACCTTCGCCGAGTCGATCGTGTCCTCCTCCCTGCTCGGCCGGATCGCGGAGAAGGCGGGCCTCCCCTACGAGGAGACCCTCACCGGATTCAAGTGGATCGCCCGTGTGGAGGGCCTGCGTTACGGCTACGAGGAGGCCCTCGGGTACTGCGTGGACCCTGACGGCGTACGGGACAAGGACGGCATCACGGCGGCCCTGCTGATCACGGAGCTCGCCTCCGGCCTCAAGGAGGAGGGCCGCACCCTCCTCGACCTCCTGGACGACATCGCGGTCGAGCACGGCCTGCACGCCACCGACCAGCTCTCGGTCCGCGTCGAGGACCTCTCCCTGATCGCCGACGCGATGGGGCGGCTGCGCGAGCACCCCCCTACGGAGCTGGCGGGCCTGCCGATCACCCGCACCGACGACCTCACCCGGGGCACCGACCGGCTGCCGCCCACCGACGGCCTGCGCTACACCCTCGAGGGCGCCCGGGTCATCGTCCGCCCCAGCGGTACGGAGCCGAAGCTGAAGTGCTACCTGGAGGTGGTCGTCCCGGTCGCGACGCACGCCGACCTCCCGGCCGCCCGCACGAAGGCGGCGGACCTCCTGACGACCATCAAGCGGGACCTGTCGGCAGCCGCGGGCATCTGA
- the deoC gene encoding deoxyribose-phosphate aldolase — MSTAAPHALADVTASDSTLRRFLHGLPGVDAVGLEARAASLGTRSIKTTAKAYAIDLAISMVDLTTLEGADTPGKVRALGVKAVRPDPTDRTAPAAAAVCVYPDMVATAKAAVAGSGVKVASVATAFPAGRVPIAVKLADVREAVAAGADEIDMVIDRGAFLAGDYLKVYDQIVAVREACATDARLKVIFETGELSTYDNIRRASWLGMLAGADFIKTSTGKVAVNATPANTLLMLEAVRDFRAQTGVQVGVKPAGGIRTSKDAIKFLVLVNETVGDDWLDNHWFRFGASSLLNDLLMQRQKLATGRYSGPDYVTVD; from the coding sequence ATGTCCACTGCTGCACCCCACGCTCTCGCCGACGTCACCGCGTCCGACAGCACGCTGCGCCGCTTCCTCCACGGGCTGCCCGGCGTCGACGCGGTCGGACTGGAGGCGCGCGCCGCCTCGCTCGGCACCCGTTCCATCAAGACGACCGCGAAGGCGTACGCCATCGACCTCGCCATCTCGATGGTCGACCTGACGACGCTGGAAGGCGCGGACACCCCGGGCAAGGTCCGGGCGCTCGGCGTCAAGGCGGTCCGCCCCGACCCGACCGACCGGACGGCACCGGCGGCCGCGGCCGTCTGCGTCTACCCCGACATGGTGGCCACCGCCAAGGCGGCGGTCGCCGGCTCCGGCGTCAAGGTCGCCTCGGTGGCCACCGCCTTCCCGGCGGGCCGCGTCCCGATCGCCGTGAAGCTGGCGGACGTCCGCGAGGCCGTCGCGGCCGGCGCCGACGAGATCGACATGGTCATCGACCGCGGCGCGTTCCTCGCGGGCGACTACCTGAAGGTGTACGACCAGATCGTCGCCGTGCGGGAGGCCTGCGCGACGGACGCCCGCCTGAAGGTCATCTTCGAGACGGGCGAGCTGTCGACGTACGACAACATCCGCCGCGCGAGCTGGCTCGGCATGCTGGCCGGGGCGGACTTCATCAAGACGTCGACCGGCAAGGTGGCGGTGAACGCCACCCCCGCGAACACCCTGCTGATGCTGGAGGCCGTCCGCGACTTCCGGGCGCAGACCGGGGTACAGGTGGGCGTGAAGCCGGCCGGCGGCATCCGCACCTCCAAGGACGCGATCAAGTTCCTCGTCCTGGTCAACGAGACCGTGGGCGACGACTGGCTGGACAACCACTGGTTCCGCTTCGGCGCCTCCTCGCTCCTGAACGATCTGCTGATGCAGCGTCAGAAGCTGGCCACCGGCCGCTACTCCGGCCCCGACTACGTGACGGTGGACTGA
- a CDS encoding aldehyde dehydrogenase family protein encodes MSEKTDKTDKTEQQRLSVFKTYKLYVGGKFPRSESGRVFEVTDSKGKWLANAPLSSRKDARDAVVAARKAFGGWSSATAYNRGQVLYRVAEMLEGRKAQFLHEVAEAEGLSKSRAAAVVDATIDRWVWYAGWTDKIAQVVGGGNPVAGPYFNLSSPEPTGVVAVLAPQESSFLGLVSVVAPVIATGNTAVVVASEKSPLPALSLGEVLATSDLPGGVVNVLSGRTAEIAAPLAAHQDVNAIDLAGADDGLAKELEIAAADNLKRVLRPQPVDDWSATPGIDRLTAFLETKTVWHPTGSLGASGSAY; translated from the coding sequence ATGTCTGAGAAGACGGACAAGACCGACAAGACCGAGCAGCAGCGACTCAGCGTCTTCAAGACCTACAAGCTGTACGTCGGCGGGAAGTTCCCGCGTTCCGAGAGCGGCCGGGTGTTCGAGGTGACCGACTCCAAGGGCAAGTGGCTGGCGAACGCGCCCCTGTCCTCCCGCAAGGACGCCCGTGACGCGGTGGTCGCCGCCCGCAAGGCGTTCGGCGGCTGGTCCAGCGCGACGGCGTACAACCGGGGTCAGGTCCTCTACCGCGTCGCCGAGATGCTGGAGGGCCGCAAGGCCCAGTTCCTCCACGAGGTCGCCGAAGCCGAGGGCCTGTCGAAGTCCAGGGCGGCGGCGGTCGTGGACGCGACAATCGACCGCTGGGTCTGGTACGCGGGCTGGACCGACAAGATCGCCCAGGTGGTGGGCGGCGGCAACCCGGTGGCGGGCCCGTACTTCAACCTGTCGTCCCCGGAGCCGACGGGCGTGGTCGCCGTCCTGGCCCCGCAGGAGTCGTCGTTCCTCGGTCTGGTCTCGGTCGTCGCCCCGGTGATCGCGACGGGCAACACCGCGGTCGTGGTGGCGTCCGAGAAGTCCCCGCTCCCCGCCCTCTCCCTCGGCGAGGTGCTGGCCACCTCCGATCTGCCCGGCGGTGTCGTCAACGTCCTCTCGGGCCGTACGGCGGAGATCGCGGCGCCCCTGGCCGCGCACCAGGACGTCAACGCGATCGACCTGGCCGGCGCCGACGACGGCCTGGCGAAGGAACTGGAGATCGCGGCGGCGGACAACCTGAAGCGCGTTCTTCGTCCACAGCCTGTGGACGACTGGTCGGCGACTCCCGGCATCGACCGCCTGACGGCGTTCCTGGAGACGAAGACGGTCTGGCACCCGACGGGTTCGCTGGGCGCGTCCGGCTCGGCGTACTGA
- the afsQ1 gene encoding two-component system response regulator AfsQ1, which produces MPSLLLIEDDDAIRTALELSLTRQGHRVATAATGEDGLKLLREQRPDLIVLDVMLPGIDGFEVCRRIRRTDQLPIILLTARSDDIDVVVGLESGADDYVVKPVQGRVLDARIRAVLRRGEREANDAASFGSLVIDRAAMTVTKNGEDLQLTPTELRLLLELSRRPGQALSRQQLLRLVWEHDYLGDSRLVDACVQRLRAKVEDVPSSPTLIRTVRGVGYRLDTPQ; this is translated from the coding sequence GTGCCTTCCCTGTTGCTGATCGAGGACGACGACGCCATCCGTACGGCCCTGGAGCTGTCTCTTACGCGCCAGGGCCACCGGGTTGCCACCGCTGCCACCGGCGAGGACGGCCTGAAGCTGCTGCGGGAGCAGCGGCCCGACCTGATCGTGCTGGACGTGATGCTGCCCGGTATCGACGGGTTCGAGGTGTGCCGGCGCATCCGGCGCACGGACCAGCTGCCGATCATCCTGCTGACCGCGCGCAGCGACGACATCGACGTGGTCGTCGGACTGGAGTCCGGCGCCGACGACTATGTGGTCAAGCCGGTGCAGGGGCGGGTGCTGGACGCCCGGATCCGGGCCGTGCTGCGGCGCGGGGAGCGGGAGGCGAACGACGCGGCGTCGTTCGGTTCGCTCGTCATCGACCGCGCGGCCATGACCGTGACGAAGAACGGCGAGGACCTCCAGCTCACCCCGACCGAGCTCCGTCTGCTGCTCGAACTGAGCCGGCGGCCGGGCCAGGCGCTGTCCCGGCAGCAGTTGCTGCGGCTGGTGTGGGAACACGACTACCTGGGCGACTCGCGGCTGGTGGACGCCTGTGTGCAGCGACTGCGGGCCAAGGTCGAGGACGTGCCGTCGTCGCCGACGCTGATCCGTACGGTCCGTGGTGTCGGCTACCGGCTGGACACTCCTCAGTGA
- a CDS encoding DUF6281 family protein has product MASPLRTTHALKTGRRVLVTATLVASALGCSVLDDGGGSSASSCAHEVTYEDRTYLGVGNVDFTVGDRLGTATIPECDDTPNDPGVSVPQGRTPAYAVEGMDRAEAIAVGDTPAEAYLMKVDTR; this is encoded by the coding sequence ATGGCATCTCCCCTCCGGACCACACATGCCCTCAAGACCGGCCGAAGGGTGCTGGTGACGGCCACACTCGTCGCCTCCGCCCTCGGATGCTCGGTCCTCGACGACGGTGGCGGATCCTCCGCGTCGTCCTGCGCGCATGAGGTGACGTACGAGGACCGCACCTATCTGGGCGTCGGGAACGTCGACTTCACCGTCGGCGACCGGCTGGGCACCGCCACGATCCCGGAGTGCGACGACACCCCGAACGATCCCGGGGTCTCCGTGCCGCAGGGCCGGACGCCCGCGTACGCGGTCGAGGGGATGGACCGCGCCGAGGCCATCGCCGTAGGGGACACCCCCGCCGAGGCGTACCTCATGAAGGTGGACACCCGCTGA
- a CDS encoding aldehyde dehydrogenase family protein, with protein sequence MTTDNTNKRSSAFEYAPAPESRAIVDIAPSYGLFINGEFTEAADGKVFKTVSPASEEVLAEIAQAGPEDVDRAVGAARKAFEKWSALPGSERAKYLFRIARIIQERSRELAVLETLDNGKPIKETRDADLPLVAAHFFYYAGWADKLDHAGFGRRTTNGHSGRNPRPLGVAGQVIPWNFPLLMLAWKIAPALATGNTVVLKPAETTPLSALFFADICRQAGLPKGVVNILPGYGDAGAALVAHPGVDKVAFTGSTAVGKQIARTVAGSRKKLTLELGGKGANIVFDDAPIDQAVEGIVNGIFFNQGQVCCAGSRLLVQESIHDELLDSLKRRLSTLRLGDPLDKNTDIGAINSAEQLSRITALVEQGEAEGAERWSPACELPSSGYWFAPTLFTNVTQAHTVARDEIFGPVLSVLTFRTPDEAVAKANNTPYGLSAGIWTEKGSRILAVANKLRAGVIWSNTFNKFDPTSPFGGYKESGFGREGGRHGLEAYLDV encoded by the coding sequence ATGACCACGGACAACACGAACAAGCGGTCCTCCGCCTTCGAGTACGCCCCGGCGCCGGAGTCCCGCGCGATCGTCGACATCGCGCCCTCGTACGGCCTGTTCATCAACGGCGAGTTCACCGAGGCCGCCGACGGCAAGGTCTTCAAGACGGTCAGCCCCGCCAGCGAGGAGGTCCTCGCCGAGATCGCCCAGGCCGGCCCCGAGGACGTCGACCGCGCGGTCGGGGCGGCCCGCAAGGCCTTCGAGAAGTGGTCGGCGCTGCCGGGTTCCGAGCGAGCCAAGTACCTGTTCCGCATCGCCCGGATCATCCAGGAGCGCAGCCGCGAGCTCGCCGTCCTGGAGACCCTCGACAACGGCAAGCCGATCAAGGAGACCCGCGACGCCGACCTCCCCCTGGTCGCCGCCCACTTCTTCTACTACGCGGGCTGGGCCGACAAGCTCGACCACGCCGGGTTCGGCCGGAGGACGACCAATGGGCACAGCGGCCGGAACCCGCGCCCCCTGGGCGTGGCCGGCCAGGTCATCCCCTGGAACTTCCCCCTCCTGATGCTGGCGTGGAAGATCGCCCCGGCACTGGCGACCGGCAACACGGTCGTGCTCAAGCCCGCCGAGACGACCCCCCTCTCGGCCCTCTTCTTCGCGGACATCTGCCGCCAGGCCGGGCTCCCGAAGGGCGTCGTCAACATCCTTCCGGGATACGGCGACGCGGGCGCCGCGCTGGTCGCGCACCCGGGCGTCGACAAGGTCGCCTTCACCGGCTCCACCGCCGTCGGCAAGCAGATCGCGCGCACGGTCGCGGGCAGCCGCAAGAAGCTCACTCTCGAACTCGGCGGCAAGGGCGCCAACATCGTCTTCGACGACGCCCCGATCGACCAGGCCGTCGAGGGCATCGTGAACGGCATCTTCTTCAACCAGGGCCAGGTCTGCTGCGCCGGGAGCCGGCTGCTGGTCCAGGAGTCGATCCACGACGAGCTCCTCGACTCCCTCAAGCGCCGCCTGTCCACCCTGCGTCTGGGCGACCCGCTGGACAAGAACACGGACATCGGCGCGATCAACTCCGCGGAGCAGCTCTCCCGGATCACCGCGCTCGTCGAGCAGGGTGAGGCGGAGGGCGCCGAGCGCTGGTCCCCGGCCTGCGAACTCCCGTCCTCCGGTTACTGGTTCGCCCCGACGCTGTTCACGAACGTCACGCAGGCGCACACCGTCGCCCGTGACGAGATCTTCGGCCCGGTGCTGTCCGTCCTCACCTTCCGCACCCCGGACGAGGCCGTCGCCAAGGCCAACAACACCCCGTACGGCCTCTCGGCGGGCATCTGGACGGAGAAGGGCTCCCGCATCCTCGCGGTGGCGAACAAGCTCCGCGCGGGCGTGATCTGGTCCAACACGTTCAACAAGTTCGACCCGACGTCGCCGTTCGGCGGTTACAAGGAGTCGGGCTTCGGCCGCGAGGGCGGTCGCCACGGCCTGGAGGCGTACCTCGATGTCTGA
- a CDS encoding HAMP domain-containing histidine kinase, which translates to MTQAHGGIRGWAADRKGVWSRLRLTSLRLRLVVVFGLVALTAAVSASGIAYWLNREAVLTRTQDAVLRDFEQEMQNRAGALPENPSQDELQHTAGQMANSSQRFSVVLVAADASGKTVYGNSGALNGFTVQDVPSSLRAAVSRRQPVTAANKYPYHLYWQRVTMNGSPCLVAGTKVIGGGPTGYMLKSLEPEAKDLNSLAWSLGIATGLGLVGSALLAQAAATTVLKPVQRLGVAARRLGEGKLDTRLRVSGTDELADLSRTFNNAAEALEKRVADMAARDDASRRFVADMSHELRTPLTAITAVTEVLEDELEMGSGSVDPMIEPAVRLVVSETRRLNDLVENLMEVTRFDAGTARLVVDDVDVVDQITACIDARAWLDAVDLDAERGIHARLDPRRLDVIMANLIGNALKHGGSPVRVAVRGTAEAVVIEVRDHGPGIPEDVLPHVFDRFYKASASRPRSEGSGLGLSIALENAHIHGGEITAANSAEGGAVFTLRLPQDSAPLTEDPDDGDGEKAEGDA; encoded by the coding sequence GTGACCCAAGCGCACGGGGGGATCCGCGGCTGGGCCGCGGATCGCAAGGGAGTGTGGTCGCGGCTGCGGCTCACCAGTCTGCGGCTCCGGCTGGTGGTCGTGTTCGGGCTGGTGGCGCTGACCGCCGCCGTGTCCGCGTCCGGGATCGCGTACTGGCTCAACCGTGAGGCGGTGCTCACGCGCACCCAGGACGCGGTGCTGCGCGACTTCGAGCAGGAGATGCAGAACCGGGCGGGCGCGCTGCCCGAGAACCCCTCACAGGACGAACTGCAGCACACCGCCGGCCAGATGGCCAACAGCAGCCAGCGCTTCAGTGTGGTGCTGGTCGCCGCGGACGCGAGCGGCAAGACCGTGTACGGCAACTCCGGTGCCCTGAACGGCTTCACGGTGCAGGACGTGCCGTCGTCGCTGCGCGCGGCGGTGAGCAGGCGGCAGCCGGTCACCGCCGCCAACAAGTACCCGTACCACCTCTACTGGCAGCGGGTGACCATGAACGGATCCCCCTGTCTGGTGGCCGGCACGAAGGTGATCGGCGGCGGGCCGACCGGTTACATGCTCAAGTCGCTGGAGCCGGAGGCGAAGGACCTCAACTCGCTGGCCTGGTCGCTCGGTATCGCCACCGGACTCGGGCTGGTCGGCTCCGCGCTGCTCGCACAGGCCGCCGCGACGACCGTGCTGAAGCCGGTGCAGCGGCTCGGGGTGGCCGCGCGCCGGCTCGGCGAGGGGAAGCTGGACACCCGGCTGCGGGTGTCGGGGACGGACGAACTCGCGGATCTCTCCCGGACGTTCAACAACGCCGCCGAGGCGCTGGAGAAACGGGTGGCCGACATGGCCGCGCGCGACGACGCCTCCCGCCGGTTCGTGGCCGACATGTCCCATGAACTCCGGACTCCGCTGACGGCCATCACCGCCGTGACGGAGGTGCTGGAGGACGAGCTGGAGATGGGGTCCGGCAGCGTCGATCCGATGATCGAGCCCGCCGTACGGCTCGTCGTGAGCGAGACGCGGCGGCTGAACGACCTGGTCGAGAACCTCATGGAGGTCACCCGGTTCGACGCGGGCACCGCGCGGCTGGTGGTCGACGACGTGGACGTCGTCGACCAGATCACGGCGTGCATCGACGCCCGGGCCTGGCTGGACGCGGTGGATCTGGACGCCGAGCGCGGCATCCACGCCCGGCTCGACCCGCGCCGCCTGGACGTGATCATGGCCAACCTCATCGGCAACGCGCTCAAGCACGGGGGTTCGCCGGTGCGGGTCGCGGTGCGGGGCACCGCCGAGGCGGTGGTCATCGAGGTCCGGGACCACGGGCCCGGCATCCCCGAGGACGTCCTGCCGCACGTCTTCGACCGCTTCTACAAGGCGAGCGCCTCCCGGCCTCGCTCCGAGGGCAGCGGCCTGGGCCTGTCGATCGCCCTGGAGAACGCCCACATCCACGGCGGTGAGATCACCGCCGCCAACTCCGCCGAGGGCGGCGCGGTGTTCACGCTGCGGCTGCCACAGGACTCGGCGCCGCTCACGGAGGACCCCGACGACGGCGACGGCGAGAAGGCCGAGGGGGACGCCTGA
- a CDS encoding purine-nucleoside phosphorylase yields MNASLLPDDLQGDPHAAADAAAARLRELTGAETHDVALVMGSGWAPAVDALGAPDAEFLVTELPGFPPPAVEGHGGKIRSYTIGEKRALVFLGRTHFYEGRGVAAVAHGVRTAVAAGSKTIILTNGCGGLREGMRPGQPVLISDHINLTATSPIIGANFVDLTDLYSPRLRALCKEVDPTLEEGVYAQFPGPHYETPAEIRMARVIGADLVGMSTVLEAIAAREAGAEVLGISLVTNLAAGMTGEPLNHEEVLQAGRDSATRMGSLLTQLLGRL; encoded by the coding sequence GTGAACGCATCTCTTCTTCCGGACGACCTCCAGGGCGACCCCCACGCCGCAGCCGACGCCGCCGCCGCGCGCCTGCGCGAACTGACCGGTGCCGAGACCCACGACGTCGCCCTCGTGATGGGCTCCGGCTGGGCGCCGGCCGTGGATGCCCTCGGTGCTCCCGATGCCGAGTTCCTGGTCACCGAGCTGCCCGGGTTCCCGCCGCCGGCGGTGGAGGGCCACGGAGGCAAGATCCGCTCGTACACGATCGGTGAGAAGCGTGCCCTGGTCTTCCTGGGGCGTACGCACTTCTACGAGGGCCGAGGCGTGGCCGCCGTGGCCCACGGGGTCCGCACCGCCGTCGCCGCGGGCAGCAAGACGATCATCCTGACCAACGGCTGCGGAGGCCTCCGCGAGGGCATGCGCCCCGGCCAGCCGGTCCTGATCAGCGACCACATCAACCTGACGGCCACCAGCCCCATCATCGGCGCCAACTTCGTCGACCTCACCGACCTCTACTCCCCCCGCCTGCGCGCCCTGTGCAAGGAGGTCGACCCGACGCTGGAGGAGGGCGTCTACGCCCAGTTCCCCGGCCCGCACTACGAGACCCCGGCCGAGATCCGCATGGCCCGCGTCATCGGCGCGGACCTGGTCGGCATGTCGACGGTCCTGGAGGCCATCGCCGCACGCGAGGCAGGCGCGGAGGTACTGGGCATCTCCCTGGTGACCAACCTCGCGGCAGGCATGACAGGCGAGCCCCTCAACCACGAGGAGGTCCTCCAGGCAGGCCGCGACTCCGCAACCCGCATGGGCTCACTACTCACCCAACTGCTCGGCCGGCTGTAG